The Candidatus Methylomirabilota bacterium genome segment TGCGTCAGGACCTCCCCGAGGTGGAGCGACGGCGGCCGGGCCTGCGGGCCGCGTACGGCCGAGATGGTCACCGACAGCTCCACGGTGCCGCCCGACGGCATGGAGAGGCGGTAACGGGCCACGCCGCCGCCGAGCTCGGCCGGCTCGGGGTCGAACGCCAGGTAGGTGGTGCGCAGGACCTCGTCGAGGCCCTGATAGGCGAATCGGACAGTGGAGCGGTCGTACTCCGGCGGCAGCACGATGCCGCGCCGGTCCCGCACCAGGCCGCGCACCTCGAACACGTCGGCGAAGTCGGCGCCGAAGTGCCAGCTCAGCGTCAGCTCCTGCGAGTCGCCGCTGAAGTTCTCCAGGGTCAAGGTCTGATAGAGCTGCCGCCCGTGGAGGGTCAGCCGCCGCGCCAGCCGGATCGTCCGGCCCTGCAGGACGAGGTGCCCGTTCTCGCTCACGTCGGGGTTGGTGAGGTCGACGGCGAGCTGCAGAGCCTCCTCGGAGACCGCGGCGTTCAGCAGGAGGGGGCGTTGCTCGTGGACGCGCAGGTCGAACTGCTGTAGGAAGCGCGTGTCCTCCACGTAGAACCCGAACTCGCTCCCGGGCAGCCGCGGGAAGTCCCCTCGGCGATCGGCGACGAGAAAGCCGTTGTCGTGCTTGAGGACGAGCTTCGGCAGGTCGGCGGCGACGCTGGACGCGAGGATGTAGTATCGGTCGCCGACAGTCAGGTCGTCGTCGGGTAGATGTCGCGTCATGCCGCGCGATCCGAGATCGCCAGGCTCCGGTAGATGGTCTCGTAACGGTCGACCATGTGCGGGACCGTGAACTGGGCCTCGACATGGCGGCGGCAGGCCGCCCGGTCGATCGTGTCGAGACGCTTGACGGCTTCCACCAGGTCCTCGACGCTGTCTCCGAGAAAGCCGATGCCGGGCACGATCACCTCGGGGACGGCGCCGCAGGGACGGGCGATGACCGGCGTGCCGCAGGCGAGGGCCTCGATCATCACCAGGCCGAACGGCTCCGGCCAGTCGACCGGGAAGAGGAGGGCGTGCGCGTTGCCGAGGAAGCGCGCCTTGGCCGAATCTCCGATCTCACCCACCCACTCGATCCGGGGCGGATCCAGTCGCGGCTCGATCTCGCGCTCGAAATAGCTGCGGTCGGCGGGATCGACCTTGGCGGCGAGCTTGAGGGGCCGGCCCACCCGCCGGGCGACCTCGATGGCCAGGTCGGGCCGCTTCTCGGGGGACAGCCGGCCCAGGAACGCCAAATACTCGCCGCCGCGCGGCGAGTAGGGGTACCGCTCGAGGGGCAGCCCGTGGGGCACCGTGCCGACCCAGTCGAGGCCGAGAGGTCGGAGGGGCTCTCGCTGGGCATCGCTGATCGACACCAGCGGCACATCCCGGAAGTGCCGGAACACCGGCCCGAGGTGCGGCAGGTCGAGGCGCCCGTGCAGCGTGTGGAGCGTGGGCGTCCCCACGAGTC includes the following:
- a CDS encoding glycosyltransferase family 4 protein: MRIAQVAPLYEPVPPVQYGGTERVVSYLTEELVRRGHAVTLFASGDSQTSAELVASAPKALRLDPDARDPLAPHILQLAQVFERAREFDLIHCHVDYVAFPYARLVGTPTLHTLHGRLDLPHLGPVFRHFRDVPLVSISDAQREPLRPLGLDWVGTVPHGLPLERYPYSPRGGEYLAFLGRLSPEKRPDLAIEVARRVGRPLKLAAKVDPADRSYFEREIEPRLDPPRIEWVGEIGDSAKARFLGNAHALLFPVDWPEPFGLVMIEALACGTPVIARPCGAVPEVIVPGIGFLGDSVEDLVEAVKRLDTIDRAACRRHVEAQFTVPHMVDRYETIYRSLAISDRAA